DNA from Candidatus Caldatribacterium sp.:
CGGATCTCATTTCTTGGTTTGTGGAAAGGGGAGAGCCCTCGTACCGGGCAAAACAAGTTCTCCGCTGGGTGTACGAGAAGAGAATCGCCTCTTTCCAGGATATGAGTGATGTGCCTCTGGAACTCCGGGAGGAACTCTCCACATCTTTTACCCTTGGCACAGCATACCTTGCGAAGGAAGAGGTATCCGCCGATGGAACAAAGAAATTCCTCTTCGTATTCCCTCCGGGGGACTCGGTAGAAACAGTGGCCATTCCCCACCGGTCTTGGTACACGGTGTGCCTTTCAACCCAGGTGGGATGTCCGGTGCGCTGCCCGTTCTGCGCCACAGGAAGGGTGGGATTCAAGCGGTCGCTCAAGGGGGAGGAGATTGTAGAAGAGGCCTGGAGGGTGGGCCAGAAGGAGGGTCGGCGCATCACCCACCTTGTGTTCATGGGCATGGGAGAACCCCTCCTCAATTACGAGGCATTGCACCGGGCGCTCCAGGTGTTCAATAGTCCCGAAGGCTTTGGCATCAGTTCCCGCCGCATTACGGTTTCTACGGTGGGTGTTCCGGAAAAAATTGTGCAGCTTGGCCGGGACTGGCCGGAGGTGAACCTTGCTCTTTCGCTCCATGCTCCAACGGATGAACTGAGGAATTTCCTTGTCCCCCTCAACAAGGTGTATCCTATTGCATCCCTCGTGAGAGCACTGCGGAAGTACCTTCGTCTCACGCGCCGAAGAGTCACCATTGAGTACACCCTGTGGCAGGATGTCAACGACGGCAGAGAGCACGCTCTACAGCTTGCGAAACTCCTCCGAGGTCTTCTCGTCCACGTCAACTTGATCCCGGGAAACAGAGTCCCGGGGACTCCCTTTGTGCCTTCGTCAAAGAAGCGACTCGAGGTGTTTGCGACGCTTTTGCGGAAGGAGGGAATTACCGTTACCGTAAGAAGGTCCCGGGGGCATGATATCCAAGCTGCCTGTGGGGAACTCTACC
Protein-coding regions in this window:
- the rlmN gene encoding 23S rRNA (adenine(2503)-C(2))-methyltransferase RlmN, with translation MKQNIVGMLPSDLISWFVERGEPSYRAKQVLRWVYEKRIASFQDMSDVPLELREELSTSFTLGTAYLAKEEVSADGTKKFLFVFPPGDSVETVAIPHRSWYTVCLSTQVGCPVRCPFCATGRVGFKRSLKGEEIVEEAWRVGQKEGRRITHLVFMGMGEPLLNYEALHRALQVFNSPEGFGISSRRITVSTVGVPEKIVQLGRDWPEVNLALSLHAPTDELRNFLVPLNKVYPIASLVRALRKYLRLTRRRVTIEYTLWQDVNDGREHALQLAKLLRGLLVHVNLIPGNRVPGTPFVPSSKKRLEVFATLLRKEGITVTVRRSRGHDIQAACGELYRIHGLEGEVGNDHCSAEWCHTAGN